In Tripterygium wilfordii isolate XIE 37 chromosome 15, ASM1340144v1, whole genome shotgun sequence, one DNA window encodes the following:
- the LOC120016949 gene encoding UDP-glycosyltransferase 83A1-like, producing MECGFRTLPSSNSSSSTNAHVLLLPFPSQGHVAPFMKLSHKLVDLGVKVTLMITEFIHKRMITELTQPRPGEEVHPIRIVAVPDGLGPEGNRGDVNKLSESFFRILPAYMEDLIKKASQSDGDAKVTCVIADPVMVSALEFADKMRLKKATFFTSSPGVLTMILQLPKLIEAGIIDAKGTATKNEKIQLSPTLPPLSAAEFIWKCPGYKSMEEIVYQCTLTINQNVKTSNWVLCNWFNELDPSVECLIPNILTVGPLLGNGRPTGNFWPEDLTCLSWLDTQSPNSVIYVSFGSTSIFSQQQFQELALGLELSGRPFLWVVRADATDGVSPKYPENFIEKVSNVGKIIEWAPQEKVLAHPSLLCYLTHCGWNSTIEGISMGVPMLCWPYLGDQFYNRSCVCDGWKIGLGLNYDDNGIITRHEIKKKVNELIGSDDIRTNALKLKEQAQNNLVEGGSSWKNLEQFVTQIML from the exons ATGGAGTGTGGATTTAGGACTCTACCAAGTTCTAACAGCTCCAGCAGCACCAATGCCCATGTACTGCTTCTGCCATTCCCTTCACAAGGCCATGTTGCGCCGTTCATGAAGCTGTCACACAAACTTGTTGATCTTGGTGTCAAAGTCACTCTTATGATCACTGAATTCATACATAAAAGGATGATTACTGAGCTCACTCAGCCACGGCCAGGTGAGGAAGTGCATCCTATAAGGATAGTTGCTGTCCCAGATGGACTTGGACCTGAGGGCAATAGAGGAGATGTCAATAAACTATCTGAAAGTTTCTTCAGAATCTTGCCTGCTTATATGGAAGATTTGATCAAGAAGGCCAGTCAATCTGATGGTGATGCAAAAGTTACTTGTGTCATAGCTGATCCAGTTATGGTAAGCGCATTAGAATTTGCTGATAAGATGAGGCTAAAGAAAGCTACATTTTTCACTTCATCACCAGGAGTCTTGACCATGATACTACAGCTTCCAAAGCTCATTGAAGCCGGCATCATCGATGCTAAAG GTACTGCGACAAAGAATGAGAAGATTCAGCTGTCACCAACCCTGCCACCACTTAGCGCTGCTGAGTTCATATGGAAGTGTCCTGGATACAAGTCCATGGAAGAAATTGTATATCAATGTACACTTACTATCAACCAGAATGTGAAAACCTCCAACTGGGTTCTCTGCAACTGGTTTAATGAGCTCGATCCCTCGGTTGAATGTTTGATTCCAAATATATTAACTGTTGGTCCATTACTCGGTAATGGGCGACCAACGGGGAACTTTTGGCctgaagatttaacttgcttgAGCTGGCTAGATACACAATCTCCAAACTCAGTCATCTATGTTTCCTTTGGCAGCACATCAATCTTCAGTCAGCAGCAATTTCAGGAGCTAGCACTTGGCCTTGAACTTTCCGGTCGACCATTTTTATGGGTTGTCCGGGCAGACGCTACAGATGGGGTCTCCCCCAAATATCCTGAAAACTTCATTGAAAAAGTAAGTAATGTTGGAAAGATTATTGAATGGGCTCCTCAAGAGAAGGTGCTGGCTCACCCTTCTCTTCTGTGTTACTTGACTCATTGTGGTTGGAATTCAACTATTGAGGGTATCAGTATGGGAGTTCCTATGCTTTGTTGGCCTTATCTTGGAGATCAGTTTTATAACAGGAGCTGTGTATGTGATGGTTGGAAGATTGGTTTGGGACTGAATTATGATGACAATGGAATTATTACTAGGCATGAGATAAAGAAGAAGGTGAATGAATTGATTGGTAGTGAtgatataagaacaaatgcTTTGAAGCTGAAGGAACAGGCTCAGAATAATCTTGTTGAAGGAGGGTCTTCTTGGAAAAATTTAGAACAATTTGTTACACAAATCATGCTTTGA
- the LOC120016948 gene encoding tubulin gamma-1 chain, with protein sequence MPREIITLQVGQCGNQIGMEFWKQLCLEHGISKEGILEDFATQGGDRKDVFFYQADDQHYIPRALLIDLEPRVINGIQNGEYRNLYNHENIFVSDHGGGAGNNWASGYHQGKGVEEDIMDMIDREADGSDSLEGFVLCHSIAGGTGSGMGSYLLEALNDRYSKKLVQTYSVFPNQMETSDVVVQPYNSLLTLKRLTLNADCVVVLDNTALNRIAVERLHLSNPTFAQTNSLVSTVMSASTTTLRYPGYMNNDLVGLLASLIPTPRCHFLMTGYTPLTVERQANVIRKTTVLDVMRRLLQTKNIMVSSYARNKEASQAKYISILNIIQGEVDPTQVHESLQRIRERKLVNFIEWGPASIQVALSRKSPYVQTAHRVSGLMLASHTSIRHLFSKCLSQYEKLRKKQAFLDNYRKFPMFADNDLSEFDESRDIIESLVDEYKACESPDYIKWGMEDPDHILTGEGNATGTVDPK encoded by the exons ATGCCTCGAGAAATCATCACTCTACAAGTAGGGCAATGCGGGAACCAGATCGGCATGGAGTTCTGGAAGCAGCTATGCTTAGAGCACGGCATCAGTAAAGAAGGCATCTTAGAGGACTTCGCTACTCAG GGAGGTGACAGGAAAGACGTATTTTTCTACCAAGCTGATGATCAGCATTACATACCACGAGCTTTGCTTATAGATTTGGAGCCAAGAGTCATCAATGGCATCCAAAACGGTGAATACCGTAATCTCTATAATCACGAGAACATCTTTGTTTCTGATCATGGTGGTGGTGCTGGAAATAATTGGGCCAGTGGATATCATCAG GGTAAGGGCGTTGAAGAGGATATAATGGATATGATTGATAGAGAAGCTGATGGTAGTGATAGTCTTGAGGGTTTCGTTTTGTGTCATTCAATTGCTGGAGGAACTGGCTCAG GTATGGGTTCTTATTTGTTGGAAGCCCTGAATGACCGCTACAGTAAAAAACTGGTACAGACGTACAGTGTGTTCCCTAACCAGATGGAGACAAGTGATGTGGTAGTCCAACCCTACAACTCACTTTTGACACTCAAGCGGCTGACACTAAATGCCGATTGTGTTGTTGTTCTTGATAATACTGCCCTGAATAGAATTGCTGTTGAGCGTTTGCATCTTTCAAATCCCACATTTGCTCAAACAAATTCTTTGGTATCTACTGTTATGTCTGCAAGTACAACCACATTGCGTTATCCAGGATACATGAACAACGATTTGGTTGGCCTTCTTGCCTCTCTAATTCCAACACCAAGATGCCACTTTCTTATGACAGGATATACACCACTCACTGTAGAGCGCCAA GCTAATGTCATTCGTAAAACCACTGTACTGGATGTGATGAGGAGACTTCTTCAG ACTAAAAATATAATGGTTTCCTCTTATGCTCGTAATAAAGAAGCTAGTCAAGCAAAGTACATTTCAATATTAAATATCATCCAAGGGGAAGTGGATCCTACTCAG GTTCATGAAAGTTTGCAGAGGATTCGTGAAAGAAAGCTTGTTAACTTCATCGAGTGGGGCCCTGCAAGTATTCAG GTTGCTTTATCGAGAAAATCTCCATATGTCCAAACTGCCCATAGG GTAAGCGGCCTCATGCTTGCAAGCCATACCAGCATCCGGCATCTCTTCAGTAAATGCTTGAGCCAGTATGAGAAATTAAGAAAGAAGCAAGCTTTTCTTGACAACTATCGGAAATTCCCAATGTTTGCT GACAATGATCTTTCAGAATTTGATGAATCGAGAGATATTATTGAGAGTTTAGTTGACGAATACAAGGCCTGTGAGTCCCCAGATTACATCAAATGGGGAATGGAG GATCCAGATCACATTCTAACAGGAGAAGGAAATGCTACAGGAACAGTGGATCCAAAATAG
- the LOC120016950 gene encoding protein Asterix-like, giving the protein MKIEPSSRPKVSEFHDKYQYIITVGAHGLLKIKPSSRPMVSEFRNKFRYFLEIRVNSIHSRVMASHGNSSSANDPRQPSTARPYVAPLISTQDLPIDYYGFIAVVFGVVGVMFRYELSSWLAIVFCAESLANMRNMETDLKQISMAMMFAIMGLVTKYMGLARPGMKG; this is encoded by the exons ATGAAGATTGAACCCAGCTCTAGGCCCAAAGTGTCAGAGTTCCACGAcaaatatcaatatatcattACAGTGGGGGCCCATGGGCTTCTGAAAATTAAGCCCAGCTCTAGGCCCATGGTGTCGGAGTTCCGCAACAAATTTCGTTACTTCCTGGAGATCCGAGTCAATTCAATTCATTCAAGAGTGATGGCTTCTCACGGCAATTCATCGTCGGCGAACGATCCACGTCAGCCATCGACTGCTCGGCCGTACGTGGCTCCGCTGATTTCAACTCAAGATCTACCTATTGACTATTACGGTTTCATCGCCGTAGTCTTCGGAGTAGTCGGGGTCATGTTCAGG TATGAGCTTAGTTCGTGGCTTGCAATCGTTTTTTGTGCCGAATCCCTGGCTAACATGAGGAATATGGAAACCGATCTCAAGCAGATATCCATGGCTATGAT GTTTGCTATCATGGGATTGGTGACAAAGTACATGGGGCTTGCTCGACCAGGCATGAAAGGTTGA